A window from Elusimicrobiota bacterium encodes these proteins:
- a CDS encoding ATP-binding protein, producing MSLLTRFFLALLLAALLPVLIVGSWFMRSNERAEENARQLHRQIAVLSADMVEKAAQDMNRAFGFVLDLERGGRHSETDDLRILQQTVTTHPSFVLLSLLDREGREAIKISDKTLFPELDRVDRSSDAVVAAARLNGKVSLGKVELRQGNPVLPLAYPLSTGRCLYATYDLNSLWKRLQGLHVGDGGRVLLAAADGSPLPGIADPALPAAWKTPPIGEDSIGWYDEMELKSQPFVGAYAVTPSFGWRVLTLQPRKEAYAIGEGFRLRAAVFLLLLMVLVVAFAYWLAGKLARPLASLIAAARRVAKNDFSVKVPEPGWGELNELAKAFNDMMGTLQNYEELQVEKLLEEKAKIEALIQTIPDGILLASFDGSIAYMNSSSKTILHSPQDSTPKNVHEVMTQPVLREMLTALLGRRRRLSNAELEMLDENGAPIGHFACRGVTVLKDRREIGVLLLMHDVTAQKQLDRMKEDFFHSIVHDLRNPVATIEGFMQMLLSRGNLTDQEKSYIDYVNRSTERLRDMVDNILTLSKIESGTMSIAAKPIFPSELIKRSHGIQLILAERQGVALVAEPGPDPAEPLHCDLALIERVFGNLVGNALKFTKKGGRIIMRSHAQGSEVVFSVTDTGPGIPADKIALVFEKFRQLAGSHQRSGYGVGLSASKKIVELHGGRIWAESPEGQGATFSFRLPLRPAAPVAAVPQT from the coding sequence ATGAGCCTCCTGACCCGCTTTTTCCTGGCCCTCCTCCTGGCGGCGCTCCTGCCGGTGCTCATCGTCGGGTCCTGGTTCATGCGCTCCAACGAGCGCGCCGAGGAGAACGCCCGCCAGCTCCACCGCCAGATCGCCGTCCTCTCCGCGGACATGGTCGAGAAGGCCGCGCAGGACATGAACCGCGCCTTCGGCTTCGTCCTCGACCTCGAGCGCGGCGGACGCCACAGCGAGACCGACGACCTTCGCATCCTCCAGCAGACGGTGACGACGCATCCGTCCTTCGTCCTCCTCTCCCTGCTCGACCGCGAGGGCCGGGAGGCCATCAAGATCTCGGATAAGACGCTCTTCCCCGAGCTCGACCGCGTGGACCGCTCGAGCGACGCCGTCGTCGCGGCCGCGCGCCTGAACGGGAAGGTCTCGCTGGGGAAGGTCGAGCTGCGCCAGGGGAACCCCGTGCTCCCGCTCGCCTACCCCCTGAGCACCGGCCGCTGCCTCTACGCGACCTACGACCTCAACTCGCTCTGGAAGCGGCTCCAGGGCCTGCACGTGGGCGACGGCGGCCGCGTCCTGCTGGCCGCGGCCGACGGCTCCCCGCTCCCCGGCATCGCCGACCCCGCCCTCCCCGCGGCCTGGAAGACGCCGCCCATCGGAGAGGACAGCATCGGCTGGTACGACGAGATGGAGCTCAAGTCCCAGCCCTTCGTCGGCGCCTACGCGGTCACCCCCTCCTTCGGCTGGCGCGTGCTCACGCTGCAGCCGCGCAAGGAGGCCTACGCCATCGGCGAGGGCTTCCGCCTGCGCGCGGCGGTGTTCCTCCTCCTGCTGATGGTCCTCGTCGTCGCCTTCGCCTACTGGCTCGCCGGCAAGCTCGCCCGGCCGCTGGCCTCGCTCATCGCCGCGGCCCGGCGCGTCGCGAAGAACGACTTCTCGGTCAAGGTCCCCGAGCCCGGCTGGGGAGAGCTCAACGAGCTCGCGAAGGCCTTCAACGACATGATGGGGACGCTCCAGAACTACGAGGAGCTCCAGGTGGAGAAGCTCCTCGAGGAGAAGGCCAAGATCGAGGCGCTCATCCAGACCATCCCCGACGGCATCCTGCTCGCGAGCTTCGACGGCTCCATCGCCTACATGAACTCCTCGTCGAAGACGATCCTGCACAGCCCCCAGGACTCCACCCCGAAGAACGTCCACGAGGTCATGACGCAGCCGGTCCTGCGAGAGATGCTCACGGCCCTGCTCGGCCGCCGCCGCCGCCTGTCGAACGCCGAGCTCGAGATGCTCGACGAGAACGGCGCGCCCATCGGCCACTTCGCCTGCCGCGGCGTCACCGTGCTCAAGGACCGCCGGGAGATCGGCGTGCTGCTCCTGATGCACGACGTCACCGCCCAGAAGCAGCTCGACCGCATGAAGGAGGACTTCTTCCACTCCATCGTCCACGACCTGCGCAACCCGGTCGCGACGATCGAGGGCTTCATGCAGATGCTCCTCTCCCGCGGCAACCTGACCGACCAGGAGAAGAGCTACATCGACTACGTGAACCGCTCGACCGAGCGGCTGCGCGACATGGTCGACAACATCCTCACCCTCTCGAAGATCGAATCGGGCACGATGTCGATCGCGGCGAAGCCGATCTTCCCCTCCGAGCTGATCAAGCGCTCCCACGGCATCCAGCTCATCCTGGCCGAGCGGCAGGGCGTGGCGCTCGTCGCCGAACCGGGGCCGGACCCCGCCGAGCCCCTCCACTGCGATCTCGCGCTCATCGAACGCGTGTTCGGCAACCTCGTGGGCAACGCCCTCAAGTTCACGAAGAAGGGCGGGCGCATCATCATGCGCTCGCACGCCCAGGGCTCGGAGGTCGTCTTCTCGGTCACGGACACCGGCCCCGGCATCCCGGCCGACAAGATCGCGCTCGTCTTCGAGAAGTTCCGCCAGCTCGCCGGGTCCCACCAGCGCTCGGGCTACGGCGTCGGCCTCTCCGCCAGCAAGAAGATCGTCGAGCTCCACGGCGGGCGCATCTGGGCGGAGTCTCCGGAAGGTCAGGGCGCGACCTTCAGCTTCCGCCTGCCGCTGCGTCCGGCGGCGCCCGTCGCCGCCGTGCCTCAGACCTAG
- a CDS encoding STT3 domain-containing protein gives MKGALSRRGSLLALLALAFAVRVSGWSSVFRDGRVLFLDTDDYYHLRRILVGIANFPFLPTFDPYLGYPGGYLCIWPPLHDLALSALALVVGAGHPGPLLVQTTAALAPPVLGVATLAAFYLLARRLFGEWAALAALLFAALSPMSVQNTLLGRPDHHCIENLPFVLALFPCLGLLGRDDAGRPALRAFSAAALLSWGMLSWEGSFVFQLILFLVFAWDMRCGGADGASERRAWLAVVFAGQVPFLLALTAGNPWVRAGRMDFDAPTLFQPALCLVLAGLTFGIHRRIRRGWDALTASAFAAAGALGVLLLFGSMGSFAHFLAGSKTLARLAVEMQPFLSVRGAFAPHNAWDQFGGLLLLLPIGVVALAREGGTTSSRLLMVWLATTALLAVGQLRYVYHLTLPFCLLAGWTADRLWGKLSALRAPIRPLAKVAASAALIASLSPQLRFARGVAERQARTLGDGDLQAACEWIRDNTPATRSLYSDEGAPEYGVFALHSMGGEVAAIAQRPALAANMHTLPAEIDESIGFFFIKDAREAVRFLRERRMRYVLLPELLANGLLPFYARTFGIPGHRLKEGPGTLEIPPAMWESVYLRLYALDGSRAVAGSRSVPAVEGFRLVYESPHSRGGVHAFKLFEVVEGAPVRGRCRPGEAVQASVRLTSGQGRPFVYTDAAGCGGDGRFELRLPYPGRYELSVGARRRSLTIAD, from the coding sequence GTGAAGGGGGCGCTCTCCCGCCGGGGCTCCCTCCTCGCGCTGCTGGCTCTGGCGTTCGCCGTGCGCGTGTCGGGCTGGAGTTCCGTCTTCCGCGACGGGAGGGTCCTGTTCCTCGACACGGACGACTACTATCATCTGCGCAGGATCCTCGTCGGCATCGCGAATTTCCCCTTCCTGCCGACCTTCGACCCCTACCTCGGGTATCCCGGGGGCTATCTCTGCATCTGGCCGCCGCTCCATGACCTGGCCCTCTCGGCCCTCGCGCTCGTCGTCGGCGCGGGGCATCCGGGCCCTCTCCTCGTTCAGACGACGGCCGCGCTCGCCCCGCCGGTCCTCGGGGTCGCGACGCTGGCCGCCTTCTACCTGCTCGCGAGGCGCCTCTTCGGCGAGTGGGCGGCGCTCGCCGCCCTGCTGTTCGCCGCCCTGTCCCCGATGTCCGTCCAGAACACGCTGCTGGGCCGTCCGGACCATCATTGCATCGAGAACCTTCCGTTCGTCCTGGCCCTGTTCCCGTGCCTCGGTCTCCTCGGCCGCGACGACGCCGGACGGCCGGCGCTCCGGGCGTTCTCCGCGGCCGCCCTCCTCTCCTGGGGGATGCTGTCGTGGGAAGGCTCCTTCGTCTTCCAGCTCATCCTGTTCCTCGTCTTCGCGTGGGACATGCGCTGCGGCGGCGCCGACGGAGCGTCGGAGCGGCGCGCCTGGCTCGCCGTCGTCTTCGCCGGGCAGGTCCCGTTCCTCCTCGCCCTGACGGCCGGGAATCCCTGGGTCCGCGCGGGGCGCATGGACTTCGACGCCCCGACGCTGTTCCAGCCCGCGCTCTGCCTCGTCCTGGCGGGGCTGACCTTCGGGATCCACCGGCGCATCCGCCGGGGCTGGGACGCCCTCACGGCGTCCGCGTTCGCCGCGGCGGGCGCCCTGGGGGTCCTGCTGCTCTTCGGGTCCATGGGGTCGTTCGCGCACTTCCTCGCGGGTTCGAAGACGCTCGCGCGCCTCGCCGTCGAGATGCAGCCGTTCCTGTCCGTGCGAGGCGCCTTCGCTCCGCACAACGCCTGGGACCAGTTCGGGGGTCTGCTCCTGCTGCTCCCCATCGGCGTCGTCGCTCTGGCACGGGAGGGAGGGACGACCTCGAGCCGTCTGCTCATGGTCTGGCTCGCGACGACCGCCTTGCTGGCCGTCGGCCAGCTCCGCTACGTTTACCATCTCACCCTGCCGTTCTGCCTCCTGGCGGGCTGGACCGCGGACCGGCTCTGGGGGAAGCTCTCGGCGCTGCGCGCGCCCATCCGTCCCCTCGCGAAGGTCGCCGCTTCGGCCGCGCTGATCGCCTCCCTGTCTCCGCAGCTGCGCTTCGCAAGGGGCGTCGCCGAGCGGCAGGCGCGCACGCTCGGAGACGGAGACCTGCAGGCGGCCTGCGAGTGGATCCGCGACAACACTCCGGCGACCCGGTCCCTGTACTCCGACGAAGGCGCGCCCGAGTACGGGGTCTTCGCCCTTCACTCCATGGGAGGGGAGGTCGCGGCGATCGCGCAGCGCCCCGCCCTGGCCGCCAACATGCACACCCTCCCCGCCGAGATCGACGAGTCCATCGGGTTCTTCTTCATCAAGGACGCTCGTGAGGCCGTCCGCTTCCTCCGCGAGCGGCGGATGCGCTACGTCCTCCTGCCGGAGCTGCTCGCGAACGGACTGCTGCCGTTCTACGCGCGGACCTTCGGCATCCCCGGCCACCGGCTGAAGGAAGGTCCCGGGACGCTGGAGATCCCTCCGGCGATGTGGGAGTCGGTGTATCTGCGGCTCTACGCTCTGGACGGCTCCCGGGCGGTCGCGGGCTCCCGGTCCGTCCCCGCGGTCGAAGGCTTCCGGCTGGTCTACGAATCCCCGCATTCCCGGGGCGGCGTCCACGCGTTCAAGCTCTTCGAGGTGGTCGAGGGCGCTCCGGTCCGCGGCCGCTGCCGGCCCGGGGAGGCCGTGCAGGCCTCCGTCCGGCTGACGAGCGGGCAGGGCCGGCCCTTCGTCTACACCGATGCGGCCGGATGCGGAGGGGACGGGCGCTTCGAGCTGAGGCTTCCTTATCCCGGCCGCTATGAGCTGAGCGTCGGCGCCCGCCGACGGAGCCTGACGATCGCCGACTAG
- a CDS encoding TonB-dependent receptor: MGRLLALLALLSAIPAQAEDASKSDFDFFEQEAIVTTAGRKPQKLRTVAASMTVFTAEDLKRLGARSLADILRLVPGMDVRVSNSATGAADYEVVHVDNRGLNGSSTHTNKRILLLMDGRPVNDYFFGSFDPDERISIDKIRRIEILKGPASSLYGTNAMDGVIQIFTKSGRTDPGLRARGSYGSFDTKEGGAEYGREWQERESAMFVSGRYYQSQGPHLVNSNESTYAGNLFLRLDRGPAELSLGYDQGIHQYSMTRSAPSTHNDTHYAEYFANTSASWKPVETLELVPRAYWNYYEAQSFLGILTSYRVGGELQATWSFLEDYSLVSGVQLRNNWEDVTDADRHDITEQGYFAQLEMRPLPDLYLQAGGRWDKNSLSPSFFSPRAGLVYTLGEHWTLKSSYGRSFRAPNFGEVYERRAGGLTIAENPELTPESLQTVEAKVEFQAADRHHLGVTYFNNEAKDILGLRGPANALKVLNSGSASIWGVETEISERLLPPLRLYGNHSFQQTTNNTITQRGTGILAAQVQGQLLYAPEHKFTAGLTLQPRPWLDWDLHNLWVGQRRYSGGTLGMLPAYHVLGTVVRARFLGRWTGFFAVDNLSNKYREETSDVPMPGRAYRGGLEVRF, encoded by the coding sequence ATGGGAAGGCTACTCGCGTTGCTCGCCCTTCTGTCGGCGATTCCCGCGCAGGCGGAGGACGCCTCGAAGTCGGATTTCGACTTCTTCGAGCAGGAGGCCATCGTCACGACCGCCGGGCGCAAGCCCCAGAAGCTGCGCACGGTCGCGGCCTCGATGACCGTCTTCACCGCGGAGGACCTCAAGCGCCTGGGCGCGCGGAGTCTGGCCGACATCCTCCGCCTGGTCCCGGGGATGGACGTGCGCGTGAGCAACTCGGCCACCGGCGCCGCCGATTACGAGGTCGTGCACGTCGACAACCGCGGCCTCAACGGCAGCTCCACCCACACGAACAAGCGCATCCTCCTGCTCATGGACGGCCGGCCGGTCAACGACTACTTCTTCGGCTCCTTCGACCCGGACGAGCGCATCTCCATCGACAAGATCCGCCGCATCGAGATCCTCAAGGGGCCCGCCTCCTCCCTCTACGGGACCAACGCCATGGACGGGGTCATCCAGATCTTCACCAAGAGCGGACGGACCGACCCCGGCCTGCGCGCGCGGGGGAGCTACGGCTCCTTCGACACGAAGGAGGGGGGGGCGGAGTACGGGCGCGAGTGGCAGGAACGGGAGTCCGCGATGTTCGTCTCCGGCCGCTATTACCAGTCCCAGGGCCCGCATCTGGTCAACAGCAACGAATCCACCTACGCCGGGAACCTCTTCCTCCGGCTCGACCGCGGCCCCGCGGAGCTCTCCCTGGGCTACGACCAGGGCATCCATCAGTACTCCATGACGCGCAGCGCGCCCAGCACCCATAACGACACGCACTACGCCGAGTACTTCGCCAACACCTCCGCGTCCTGGAAGCCCGTGGAGACGCTGGAGCTCGTGCCCCGGGCGTACTGGAACTACTACGAGGCGCAGAGCTTCCTCGGGATACTCACGAGCTACCGGGTCGGCGGGGAGCTGCAGGCGACCTGGTCCTTCCTGGAGGACTATTCCCTGGTGTCCGGAGTGCAGCTGCGCAACAACTGGGAGGACGTGACGGACGCCGACCGTCACGACATCACCGAGCAGGGCTATTTCGCCCAGCTCGAGATGCGTCCGCTGCCCGACCTCTACCTCCAGGCGGGCGGCCGCTGGGACAAGAACTCCCTGTCGCCGAGCTTCTTCTCTCCGCGCGCCGGCCTCGTCTACACCCTCGGAGAGCACTGGACCCTGAAGAGCTCCTACGGCCGCTCCTTCCGCGCTCCCAACTTCGGCGAGGTCTACGAGAGGAGAGCCGGCGGACTCACCATCGCCGAGAACCCCGAGCTCACCCCGGAGTCCCTCCAGACCGTCGAGGCGAAGGTGGAGTTTCAGGCCGCGGACCGCCACCATCTCGGCGTGACCTATTTCAACAACGAGGCCAAGGACATCCTCGGGCTGCGCGGTCCCGCCAACGCCTTGAAGGTCCTCAACAGCGGCTCCGCGTCCATCTGGGGAGTCGAGACGGAGATCAGCGAGCGGCTCCTGCCCCCGCTCCGCCTCTACGGGAACCACTCCTTCCAGCAGACGACGAACAACACCATCACCCAGCGCGGGACCGGGATCCTGGCGGCTCAGGTGCAGGGGCAGCTCCTCTATGCACCCGAGCACAAGTTCACCGCCGGGCTGACTCTCCAGCCGCGGCCCTGGCTGGACTGGGACCTCCACAACCTCTGGGTGGGACAACGGCGCTATTCCGGAGGCACCCTCGGCATGCTCCCGGCCTATCACGTCCTCGGCACCGTCGTCCGCGCGCGCTTCCTGGGCCGCTGGACCGGCTTCTTCGCGGTCGACAACCTCAGCAACAAGTACCGCGAGGAGACCTCCGATGTCCCCATGCCCGGCCGAGCGTACCGCGGGGGCCTAGAAGTCCGCTTCTGA
- a CDS encoding flagellar motor protein MotB → MSSWEEREEDLESQLNKSALWAVTYGDLMSYLVIFFLLLYAAVATKSVSLQMSLQGVEEQFGKESTVLKELFSKHGIQQIARIEVTEDNMRIVFLSPILFESGSDRLKESSTPHLIKLAEALSELPNPIQIEGHTDDRPLGRSSYFRTNWELSAARAFTILKYFEAYGVPSSRLSAIGFGAYRPIKPNDTPEGRNANRRIEINILRRKA, encoded by the coding sequence GTGAGTTCCTGGGAGGAGCGCGAAGAAGACCTCGAATCCCAGCTCAACAAGAGCGCCCTGTGGGCCGTCACCTACGGCGACCTGATGAGCTACCTCGTCATCTTCTTCCTGCTCCTCTACGCGGCCGTCGCGACGAAGAGCGTGAGCCTCCAGATGAGCCTGCAGGGAGTCGAGGAGCAGTTCGGCAAGGAGAGCACCGTGCTCAAGGAGCTCTTCTCCAAGCACGGCATCCAGCAGATCGCCCGCATCGAGGTGACCGAGGACAACATGCGCATCGTGTTCCTCTCTCCCATCCTCTTCGAGTCGGGCAGCGACCGCCTCAAGGAGAGCTCCACGCCGCATCTCATCAAGCTCGCGGAGGCCCTCTCCGAGCTCCCCAACCCCATCCAGATCGAGGGACACACCGACGACCGCCCTCTGGGGCGGAGCTCCTATTTCCGCACGAACTGGGAGCTCTCCGCCGCGCGCGCCTTCACCATCCTCAAGTACTTCGAGGCCTACGGGGTGCCCTCCTCGCGCCTCTCGGCCATCGGCTTCGGCGCGTACCGGCCGATCAAGCCCAACGACACCCCGGAAGGCCGCAACGCCAACCGACGCATCGAGATCAACATCCTCCGCCGGAAAGCGTGA
- a CDS encoding MotA/TolQ/ExbB proton channel family protein yields the protein MNIGVWIGLLGGLAIVLSNIIGKSAGQAFVNGHGILVVVGGTFAAMLISTPIGTSFSALKALLRLLLPQREMSVDEAVAEGVRLARVAQGGGGLLALRDEGRGILDGFVNRAIMVAISTGESDETRRIMEKEIKHRRLARQEDANFWRTVSVLSPMFGIMGTLLGMIHVLSTLSDPSKMGPYMALALSSAFIGIGMANLLCVPVAGQLRLTAMRETLILEIVLEGVLDITSGKAPYLVELHLASYSEQRRLDMASGLRSPEAAA from the coding sequence ATGAACATCGGAGTCTGGATCGGTCTGCTCGGCGGGCTGGCCATCGTGCTCTCGAACATCATCGGCAAGAGCGCGGGCCAGGCTTTCGTCAACGGCCACGGCATCCTCGTCGTCGTGGGCGGGACCTTCGCGGCCATGCTCATCAGCACGCCCATCGGCACGAGCTTCAGCGCGCTCAAGGCCCTGCTGCGCCTGCTCCTGCCGCAGCGCGAGATGAGCGTCGACGAGGCGGTCGCCGAGGGCGTGCGCCTCGCGCGCGTCGCCCAGGGAGGAGGCGGCCTCCTCGCCCTGCGCGACGAGGGCCGCGGGATCCTCGACGGCTTCGTCAACCGGGCGATCATGGTCGCCATCTCGACCGGGGAGTCCGACGAGACGCGCCGCATCATGGAGAAGGAGATCAAGCACCGCCGCCTCGCCCGCCAGGAGGACGCGAACTTCTGGCGCACGGTCAGCGTGCTCTCGCCGATGTTCGGCATCATGGGCACCCTGCTCGGCATGATCCACGTGCTCAGCACGCTCTCCGACCCCTCCAAGATGGGGCCCTACATGGCGCTCGCCCTCTCCTCGGCGTTCATCGGCATCGGCATGGCGAACCTGCTCTGCGTCCCCGTCGCCGGGCAGCTCCGTCTCACCGCGATGCGCGAGACCCTCATCCTCGAGATCGTGCTCGAGGGCGTGCTCGACATCACCTCGGGCAAGGCCCCCTACCTCGTCGAGCTGCACCTGGCCTCCTACTCCGAGCAGCGGCGCCTCGACATGGCTTCGGGCCTGCGCTCGCCGGAGGCCGCCGCGTGA
- a CDS encoding response regulator transcription factor encodes MPPSAGRDRTASGGGASSGSPSVAVVEDDPEMGDYLVKLLSTKGYKTSLHPTAGRFFDAMLKTKPDVVLLDMQLPGMDGKEIIRVLRNSEQTRNLVIIAMSGALKETADVVAGFHSGADEYLVKPFDPDFLLVRIDGFLRRTAASAPPEEVLRFSDVSVFLDQRVCRVKANEIELTRLEFDLLVYLIRQSNRVLTRSILLEQVWGGDPTMTTRTVDKHIENLRRKLGDAGRRIEAVIRVGYILRNETGRGR; translated from the coding sequence ATGCCTCCCTCGGCCGGCCGCGATCGGACCGCGTCCGGAGGAGGCGCTTCCTCGGGGAGCCCCTCGGTCGCGGTCGTCGAGGACGACCCCGAGATGGGGGACTACCTCGTCAAGCTCCTCTCGACGAAGGGCTATAAGACCTCGCTGCATCCGACCGCCGGCCGCTTTTTCGACGCGATGCTCAAGACGAAGCCGGACGTCGTCCTCCTCGACATGCAGCTCCCGGGCATGGACGGCAAGGAGATCATCCGCGTCCTGCGCAACAGCGAGCAGACCCGCAACCTCGTCATCATCGCCATGTCGGGGGCGCTCAAGGAGACCGCGGACGTGGTCGCGGGCTTCCACTCGGGCGCCGATGAATACCTCGTGAAGCCCTTCGACCCGGACTTCCTGCTGGTCCGCATCGACGGCTTCCTGCGCCGCACCGCCGCCTCCGCTCCGCCGGAGGAGGTCCTGCGCTTCTCGGACGTGAGCGTGTTCCTCGACCAGCGCGTCTGCAGGGTGAAGGCCAACGAGATCGAGCTCACGCGCCTGGAGTTCGACCTCCTCGTCTACCTCATCCGCCAGTCGAACCGCGTGCTCACGCGCAGCATCCTGCTGGAGCAGGTCTGGGGCGGGGACCCGACGATGACGACGCGCACCGTCGACAAGCACATCGAGAATCTGCGCCGCAAGCTCGGAGACGCCGGCCGCCGCATCGAGGCCGTCATCCGGGTCGGCTACATCCTGCGTAACGAGACGGGGAGGGGAAGATGA
- a CDS encoding response regulator transcription factor codes for MSARLLVVEDDEDFRAVLKDVLGGAGYEVHAAVNGEEGLALYAEKSPDLVVLDVHLPDMTGIDICRRIRGAGPRPGTPIILCTVRAEFGPVSEGLAAGADDYVVKPFEVHDLLARVESALKKGPRS; via the coding sequence GCTCCTGGTCGTCGAGGACGACGAAGACTTCCGCGCCGTCCTCAAGGACGTGCTCGGAGGGGCCGGCTACGAGGTCCACGCGGCCGTCAACGGCGAGGAGGGCCTCGCGCTCTACGCGGAGAAGTCTCCCGACCTCGTGGTCCTCGACGTCCACCTCCCCGACATGACGGGCATCGACATCTGCCGCCGCATCCGCGGCGCGGGCCCCCGCCCGGGGACGCCGATCATCCTCTGCACGGTCCGCGCCGAGTTCGGCCCCGTCTCCGAGGGGCTCGCGGCCGGGGCCGACGACTACGTGGTCAAGCCCTTCGAGGTCCACGACCTCCTTGCGCGCGTCGAGAGCGCGCTGAAGAAGGGGCCGCGGAGCTGA